From Salvelinus sp. IW2-2015 linkage group LG18, ASM291031v2, whole genome shotgun sequence, a single genomic window includes:
- the LOC111978182 gene encoding uncharacterized protein — MADFLPTRSVLNQCFPVCLLTSTEVEQLRKSKEIDKSLSRDKTYAERLVKILLLGAGESGKSTFLKQMRIIHGQDFDQQDREEFRATIYSNVIKGVRVLVDAREKLHIPWGSPDNQVHGDNVMSFDTRSAMMANGQVETTCFSSTCLPSRSCGPTAEYNTPTTDAGSSNCKNLAMKSENSETQLCRGTDLGRVPKMSAALKVPKNTVASIIPKWKKFGTTKTLLGWPPCQTEQSGEKGLGVRVLVGTGKLHIPWGSPDNQVHGDNVMSFDTRSAMMANGQVETSVFLQYLPPHPGPVGRQRNTHAYDRRREFQLSSLQDSHS, encoded by the exons aTGGCGGACTTCCTGCCGACCCGATCCGTGCTAAACCAGTGCTTCCCAGTTTGCCTGCTTACCAGCACCGAGGTTGAACAGCTGAGGAAATCTAAAGAGATTGACAAAAGTCTTTCCCGAGACAAAACCTACGCGGAACGACTAGTTAAGATACTTTTACTGGGCGCGGGCGAGAGCGGCAAGTCCACTTTCCTCAAACAGATGAGGATCATCCACGGGCAGGACTTCGACCAGCAAGATCGTGAAGAGTTCCGGGCAACAATTTACAGCAATGTTATCAAAG GTGTGCGTGTGTTGGTGGACGCACGGGAAAAGCTTCACATCCCCTGGGGTTCCCCTGACAACCAGGTGCACGGAGACAATGTGATGTCTTTCGACACACGGTCTGCGATGATGGCGAACGGCCAGGTGGAGACAACGTGTTTCTCAAGTACCTGCCTTCCATCCAGGTCCTGTGGGCCGACAGCGGAATACAACACGCCTACGACAGACGCAGGGAGTTCCAACTG CAAAAACCTAGCCATGAAGTCCGAGAACTCCGAGACacaattgtgtcgaggcacagatctaggaagggtaccaaaaatgtctgcagcattgaaggtccccaagaacacagtggcctccatcattcctaaatggaagaagtttggaaccaccaagactcttctaggCTGGCCGccttgccaaactgagcaatcgggggagaagggccttg GTGTGCGTGTGTTGGTGGGCACGGGAAAGCTTCACATCCCCTGGGGTTCCCCTGACAACCAGGTGCACGGAGACAATGTGATGTCTTTCGACACACGGTCTGCGATGATGGCGAACGGCCAGGTGGAGACAAGCGTGTTTCTCCAATACCTGCCTCCTCATCCAGGTCCTGTGGGCCGACAGCGGAATACACACGCCTACGACAGACGCAGGGAGTTCCAACTG